The Prochlorococcus marinus str. MIT 9301 genome window below encodes:
- the pdeM gene encoding ligase-associated DNA damage response endonuclease PdeM, whose translation MKKSSFKFCWEDTLLEMLPSRALFLPETKELLICDIHLGKAEYFQQNGIPLTNNSDKNNFARIKKIVKKYSPEKLIILGDLFHSKYSIDKILQKKVEDLPELLKTNVELVLGNHDVGCNIKNIKIFDIRKTKNITFSHEPVDLGENKTLNICGHYHPKIYIKNNGDKLSFRCFAMDKNKNTLFLPAFGDLTGGYPCKKSFKKWAIVSEEEIIEIKP comes from the coding sequence ATGAAAAAAAGTTCTTTTAAATTTTGTTGGGAAGATACATTGTTGGAGATGCTTCCTTCAAGGGCGTTATTTCTACCGGAAACAAAAGAGTTATTAATATGCGATATACATCTTGGGAAAGCTGAGTATTTTCAGCAAAATGGTATACCTCTTACTAATAATTCAGATAAAAACAATTTTGCAAGAATAAAAAAAATAGTAAAAAAATATAGTCCTGAAAAGTTAATAATATTAGGAGATTTATTCCATAGCAAATATTCAATAGATAAAATTCTTCAAAAAAAAGTTGAGGATCTTCCTGAACTACTTAAAACTAACGTTGAACTAGTCCTAGGAAATCACGATGTAGGTTGCAATATTAAAAATATTAAAATTTTTGATATTAGAAAAACTAAAAATATCACTTTTAGTCATGAACCAGTTGATTTAGGCGAAAATAAAACATTGAACATTTGTGGACATTATCATCCAAAAATCTATATAAAAAACAATGGGGATAAATTATCATTTAGGTGTTTTGCAATGGATAAGAATAAAAATACTTTATTTTTACCTGCATTTGGAGACTTAACAGGAGGATATCCCTGCAAAAAGTCATTTAAAAAATGGGCAATTGTTTCTGAAGAAGAAATTATCGAAATAAAACCTTAA
- a CDS encoding ligase-associated DNA damage response DEXH box helicase has translation MKNITKNNKQNNLISKIKQFFSTNGWEPIPYQIESWEAFLNGESGIIQVPTGCGKTYAALMGPLSKIEDPKNNKSVNILLITPLKALSRDLKNSIQLAAFHFNKEITVEIRNGDTTPYEKKKQLAKPPNILITTPESLSLLLSNKESNNLFKDLSSIIIDEWHELMGSKRGNQCELSLSWLRGNIKNLQIWAMSATIGNVEEAARAIVGMSAIKPKIISTNIQKEIEIVSVLPEEETTFPWSGHLGIRSHSSLLKILDKNKSTLLFTNTRNQSERWYQCLKFFLPEMDDKIALHHGSLDKEDRKRVEEGVKDGLIKWVVCTSSLDLGVDFQPVDQIVQIGSAKNLARLIQRAGRSAHRPGGKSKIIFMPTNSLELLEISAMRRIIKSGISEEIRLPELSYDVLLQHLISLACGNGFDPKIEKERIKNCWSYRNLKDKDWNWCIDFLEYGGKCLKAYPKYKKIVKEEAQNNNENFKYFVKDKSLIRMHKFNIGTITSDKFVNVKYMKGKSLGNLEENFASKLNPGDTFYFAGKMLHFVRIRDMILYVKKSTKKSSLIPAWVGGQMAISDLLCESLRKEIDICNELKNHDCLNPELNSLRPILKRQKVLSNIPKKDEFLIEIYKTKDLSNLFVFTLDGKFVNEGIAFLWALRLAKLKKSTFSITANDFGFSLTTAEDYDFSIIKKEADYFLNNKKLEEDLENAINFSELTKRRFKNIAQISGLVNQNNPTKTKTSSQLQISSSLFYDVFTKYEEGHLLIKQSHQEVKEYQLENKRISRSLERLKNLKMLLNEIKTPTPFAFPLLVERLKNTLSNEPLEKRVEKLIKKYSD, from the coding sequence ATGAAAAATATTACGAAAAATAATAAGCAAAATAATTTAATTTCTAAAATTAAACAGTTTTTCTCCACAAATGGATGGGAGCCAATACCCTATCAGATCGAATCTTGGGAAGCATTTTTAAATGGAGAGAGTGGAATAATACAAGTTCCTACTGGATGCGGCAAAACTTATGCTGCATTAATGGGACCTCTATCAAAGATAGAAGATCCCAAAAATAATAAAAGTGTGAATATATTATTGATAACCCCTTTAAAGGCACTAAGTAGAGATCTAAAAAATTCAATACAACTAGCAGCTTTTCATTTTAATAAAGAAATCACTGTTGAAATTAGGAACGGGGATACAACCCCATATGAAAAGAAAAAGCAACTAGCTAAACCACCTAATATTCTTATTACAACTCCAGAGTCTTTATCTCTTTTACTTTCTAATAAAGAATCTAATAATCTGTTCAAGGACTTATCATCAATAATTATTGATGAATGGCATGAATTAATGGGTAGTAAAAGAGGAAACCAGTGCGAGTTATCTTTAAGTTGGCTAAGAGGTAATATAAAAAATTTACAAATTTGGGCAATGTCTGCAACTATTGGAAATGTTGAAGAAGCAGCAAGAGCAATAGTTGGGATGAGCGCTATTAAACCCAAAATTATTAGTACAAATATTCAAAAAGAGATCGAAATTGTAAGTGTTTTACCAGAGGAGGAAACTACCTTTCCATGGAGTGGGCATCTTGGGATTAGAAGTCATTCTTCACTATTAAAAATCCTAGATAAAAATAAAAGCACCTTATTATTCACCAATACCCGAAATCAATCTGAAAGATGGTATCAATGTCTTAAGTTTTTTCTCCCAGAGATGGATGACAAAATTGCACTTCATCACGGCTCCCTGGATAAAGAAGATAGAAAAAGAGTTGAAGAAGGGGTTAAAGACGGATTAATAAAATGGGTAGTCTGCACCAGCTCGTTAGATTTAGGAGTTGACTTTCAACCTGTAGATCAAATAGTTCAAATTGGTAGTGCAAAGAATTTAGCTAGACTTATCCAAAGAGCGGGAAGAAGTGCTCATAGACCAGGTGGAAAATCAAAAATAATTTTTATGCCTACTAATTCTTTAGAATTATTAGAGATTAGTGCAATGAGAAGAATAATAAAAAGTGGTATATCTGAGGAAATTAGACTTCCTGAATTATCTTATGATGTGCTTCTACAACATCTAATAAGTTTGGCATGTGGAAATGGCTTTGATCCCAAAATTGAGAAAGAAAGAATTAAAAATTGCTGGAGTTATAGAAACTTAAAAGATAAAGATTGGAATTGGTGTATTGACTTTTTAGAATATGGAGGCAAATGTCTTAAAGCATATCCAAAATATAAAAAGATAGTTAAAGAAGAAGCACAAAATAATAATGAAAACTTTAAATATTTTGTAAAAGATAAATCTTTAATAAGAATGCATAAGTTTAATATTGGGACAATTACAAGTGACAAATTTGTGAATGTCAAATATATGAAAGGTAAATCCTTAGGTAATTTAGAAGAGAATTTTGCTTCAAAATTAAATCCCGGAGATACATTTTACTTTGCCGGCAAAATGCTTCATTTTGTAAGAATAAGAGATATGATTTTATACGTTAAAAAATCAACCAAAAAAAGTTCTCTAATTCCTGCATGGGTTGGAGGTCAAATGGCAATTTCAGATCTACTTTGTGAGAGTTTGAGAAAAGAAATAGATATATGCAACGAACTAAAAAATCATGATTGCTTAAATCCTGAACTCAATTCATTACGCCCAATATTGAAGAGACAAAAAGTTCTTTCAAATATTCCAAAGAAAGACGAATTCCTTATAGAAATATATAAAACCAAGGATTTATCAAATCTTTTTGTTTTTACACTTGATGGCAAATTTGTAAATGAAGGAATTGCATTTTTATGGGCTTTGAGATTGGCAAAATTAAAAAAATCTACATTTAGTATTACTGCTAATGATTTTGGATTCAGCTTAACTACTGCAGAAGATTATGATTTTTCCATAATAAAAAAAGAAGCTGATTACTTTTTGAATAACAAAAAATTAGAAGAAGATCTAGAAAATGCAATTAATTTTTCAGAATTAACAAAGCGTAGATTTAAAAATATTGCCCAAATAAGTGGACTAGTAAATCAAAATAATCCAACCAAAACAAAAACTTCTTCCCAACTTCAAATAAGTTCAAGTCTTTTCTACGATGTGTTTACTAAATATGAAGAAGGTCATCTTTTGATAAAACAATCGCATCAAGAAGTTAAAGAATATCAATTAGAAAATAAAAGAATATCTAGATCATTAGAAAGATTAAAAAATTTAAAAATGCTACTAAACGAGATAAAAACTCCAACTCCTTTTGCTTTCCCTTTACTAGTTGAAAGACTTAAAAATACTTTAAGCAATGAGCCATTAGAAAAAAGAGTAGAAAAACTTATAAAAAAATATAGTGATTAA
- a CDS encoding ATP-dependent DNA ligase produces the protein MSLKKFSELFGDLDSINSTNNKIEVLKNYFLSNDPIDNSWAIYLLTGKSNKRFISGRYLKNLFSHIYEYPQWLIDTCYLKVGDSAEVITLLLKNKTNSRKKKLSNISLTELLSETIPELSKLNDEQKNLEIKNLWEKLPEDNHLIFNKILTGTFRVGVSIGLITKSISKLTHIEEEIISHRLMGDFKPSIDSYEFLINKNINLQELNSKPFPFLLANTIEDKIFKNSINDFQFEWKYDGIRMQLIKRSGNVSLWTRGQELVNESFPELVEKMSNIKDDFVLDGELLVWNFKEQIAFDFSLLQKRINRKSPTKSIQIKYPIIFIAYDLLEINGRDIREIKLENRRIELEKYFSKWQIKTENNISDIFKICDLIFPKDWPDALAYKEKSRENNTEGLIIKKKTSIYSSGRKKGIWWKYKVDPMQLDAVLIYAKGGSGRRAGLYTDYSFALWKDKELIKFASAYSGLTNIEIKELDKWIRKNTIEKFGPVRSLKPEMVFEISFEKIQISNRHKSGIAVRFPRITKWRKDKKIKDADSLENAYELMKKIS, from the coding sequence ATGAGCTTAAAAAAGTTTTCAGAATTATTTGGCGATCTAGATTCAATTAATAGTACAAATAATAAAATTGAAGTTTTAAAGAATTATTTTTTATCTAATGATCCAATAGATAACTCATGGGCAATATATTTGCTAACTGGAAAAAGTAATAAGAGATTTATTAGTGGAAGATATTTGAAAAATCTTTTTTCTCACATATATGAATATCCTCAATGGTTAATTGATACATGTTATTTAAAAGTTGGTGATTCTGCTGAGGTAATAACATTATTACTTAAAAATAAAACTAATTCTAGAAAAAAGAAATTGTCAAATATAAGTCTCACTGAATTACTAAGCGAAACAATACCTGAATTATCAAAACTGAATGACGAGCAGAAAAATTTAGAAATTAAAAATCTTTGGGAAAAATTACCTGAAGATAACCATCTAATTTTTAATAAAATTCTTACAGGAACTTTTAGAGTAGGAGTCTCTATCGGATTAATTACAAAATCGATATCAAAACTAACTCATATTGAGGAAGAGATTATTTCTCATAGGTTGATGGGTGATTTTAAACCTTCAATTGATTCATATGAATTTTTAATTAACAAGAATATCAATCTTCAAGAGTTAAATTCCAAACCATTTCCATTTCTTCTAGCAAATACTATTGAAGATAAAATCTTCAAAAATTCAATAAATGATTTTCAATTTGAATGGAAATACGACGGTATAAGGATGCAATTAATTAAAAGATCAGGCAATGTTTCGTTATGGACAAGAGGGCAAGAATTAGTAAATGAATCTTTCCCAGAATTAGTAGAGAAAATGTCAAATATAAAAGATGATTTTGTTCTTGATGGGGAATTATTAGTTTGGAATTTTAAAGAACAAATTGCCTTTGATTTTTCTTTACTTCAAAAAAGAATAAATAGAAAGTCTCCTACTAAATCAATCCAAATAAAATATCCAATTATTTTTATTGCTTATGATCTTTTAGAGATTAATGGGAGAGATATAAGAGAAATTAAATTAGAAAATAGAAGAATTGAGTTAGAAAAATATTTTTCAAAATGGCAAATTAAAACTGAGAATAATATCTCTGATATTTTCAAAATATGTGATTTAATCTTTCCAAAAGATTGGCCTGATGCTTTAGCCTATAAAGAAAAATCTCGAGAAAATAATACTGAAGGATTAATAATTAAGAAAAAGACTTCTATATACTCCTCTGGTAGAAAGAAAGGTATTTGGTGGAAATATAAAGTTGATCCTATGCAACTGGATGCTGTTCTAATTTACGCTAAGGGCGGTAGCGGTAGAAGGGCTGGTCTGTATACAGATTACAGTTTTGCATTATGGAAAGACAAAGAATTAATTAAATTTGCAAGTGCATATTCTGGGTTAACGAATATTGAGATTAAAGAGCTAGATAAATGGATAAGAAAAAATACAATAGAAAAATTTGGTCCTGTTCGATCGTTAAAACCAGAAATGGTATTCGAAATATCTTTTGAGAAAATACAAATTTCTAATCGTCATAAATCAGGCATAGCGGTACGATTTCCAAGAATAACAAAATGGAGAAAAGATAAAAAAATTAAAGATGCAGATAGCTTAGAGAATGCTTATGAACTAATGAAAAAAATATCATGA
- a CDS encoding ligase-associated DNA damage response exonuclease, protein MRTNQEYLIRYKDGNLYCELADIWIDPSKPVKKALITHAHFDHFTFGCEEYISTKETAIILKERVGDNIKIKTFEYGEEFKINGINISFHPSGHILGSSQIRFIFADEKWLISGDFKLQKDQTCKQYEIVKTDYLISECTFGLPIFKWDESNKIANDISKWITNSPEKTSLLFCYSLGKAQRLLNEISQTNFKGNIYSHGSIHKMNNIYRELGIKIKDTIKIENKKKIDELKGSLILLPPSLSKGSYLKNFKNIQTAFASGWMSIRALRKRSGYDKGFAISDHADWDGILEVVKKSEAKNVFFHHGDSEALSKYLVEKESINVLLFGK, encoded by the coding sequence ATGAGAACTAATCAAGAATATTTAATTAGATATAAAGACGGAAATCTTTATTGTGAACTTGCTGATATTTGGATTGATCCAAGCAAGCCAGTAAAAAAGGCATTAATAACTCATGCTCATTTTGATCACTTTACATTTGGCTGTGAAGAATACATTTCTACTAAGGAAACTGCGATAATTCTTAAAGAAAGAGTTGGAGATAATATCAAAATTAAGACTTTTGAATATGGAGAAGAATTTAAGATAAATGGCATTAATATTTCTTTTCATCCATCCGGCCACATCCTTGGATCTAGTCAAATAAGGTTTATTTTTGCTGATGAAAAATGGCTAATTTCAGGTGACTTTAAGCTTCAAAAAGATCAGACTTGCAAACAATATGAAATAGTAAAAACTGATTATTTAATAAGCGAATGTACTTTTGGTTTGCCAATATTTAAGTGGGATGAATCAAATAAAATAGCAAATGATATTTCAAAATGGATAACTAATTCACCAGAAAAAACTTCTTTACTTTTCTGCTATTCACTGGGAAAAGCTCAGAGATTGTTAAACGAAATTAGTCAAACAAATTTTAAGGGCAATATTTATTCCCATGGAAGTATTCACAAAATGAACAATATTTATAGGGAACTTGGAATTAAGATTAAAGATACTATAAAAATTGAAAATAAAAAAAAGATAGATGAACTTAAAGGAAGTCTAATATTATTACCGCCATCTTTAAGTAAGGGTTCTTATTTAAAAAATTTCAAAAACATTCAAACAGCTTTCGCGAGTGGATGGATGTCAATAAGAGCTCTAAGAAAAAGATCAGGATATGATAAAGGATTCGCAATTTCTGATCATGCGGATTGGGATGGAATTCTGGAAGTAGTAAAAAAGTCTGAAGCAAAAAATGTATTTTTTCATCATGGAGATAGTGAAGCCTTAAGTAAATATTTAGTTGAAAAGGAATCAATAAATGTCCTTTTATTTGGAAAATAA
- a CDS encoding translation initiation factor IF-2 N-terminal domain-containing protein: protein MSINTPIFSIAKDLNVDSNRILLACKKLGINAKGATKRLNEEELKKIKNYFATGKNVSDEVINLNKVKTKSSPKKIVEKVKIKYFANRLIRKS, encoded by the coding sequence ATGTCTATCAACACTCCTATTTTCAGTATTGCCAAAGATCTTAATGTCGATAGTAATAGAATATTATTAGCCTGCAAGAAACTAGGAATAAACGCAAAAGGTGCGACAAAAAGATTAAATGAAGAAGAATTAAAAAAAATTAAAAATTATTTTGCAACGGGCAAAAATGTGTCAGATGAAGTGATCAATTTAAATAAAGTTAAAACTAAAAGTAGTCCAAAAAAAATTGTAGAAAAGGTAAAGATAAAATATTTTGCAAATAGACTTATTAGAAAATCTTAA
- a CDS encoding DUF2130 domain-containing protein, with product MKDIKCPSCGKTFRIDPSSFEEILLQIKDEEFNKQIKERLILAEEDNKKALEILKRELKIQLIEQNRIKDSEIHNLESKLKIAEEKKTNALNDLKNQATNKINSLNNELINLKDEIKNQTLISELSLKNKVSDAVNNLEKENLSLINSIEKMRLEHSINEKLIEEKYKNKISERDLTIQELREMKSKLSTKMVGETLEIHCETQFNLNRASAFKNSYFEKDNDATSGSKGDYIFRELDKNKTEVVSIMFEMKNESLNGTNKRKNEDFFKELDKDRRQKSCEYAVLVSLLEPDSELYNAGIVDVSHRFPKMYVIRPQFFLPIISLLRNASMETLKYKSQIDLMKRENFDITNFESTLEQFKNAVGKNVSLAQDRFNDAISEIDKSITHLQKTKEALVLSKKHLLSADSKSQDLTVKKLTRNNPTMKKKFNDLNDFEDEVA from the coding sequence ATGAAAGATATTAAATGTCCTTCATGCGGCAAAACTTTCCGAATTGATCCCAGCAGCTTTGAAGAAATACTTCTTCAGATAAAAGACGAGGAATTTAACAAACAAATAAAAGAAAGACTTATTCTGGCTGAGGAAGATAATAAAAAAGCTTTGGAAATTTTAAAACGAGAATTAAAAATACAGTTAATAGAGCAAAATCGTATTAAAGACTCTGAGATACATAATCTTGAATCTAAATTAAAAATAGCTGAAGAAAAGAAAACAAATGCTCTTAATGATTTAAAAAATCAAGCAACAAATAAAATTAACTCACTGAATAATGAATTAATCAATTTAAAGGATGAAATCAAAAACCAGACTTTAATTTCAGAATTATCATTAAAAAACAAAGTTAGTGATGCTGTTAATAATTTAGAAAAAGAGAACTTATCATTAATAAATTCCATTGAAAAGATGAGGCTTGAACATTCAATTAATGAAAAATTAATTGAAGAAAAGTATAAAAACAAAATTAGTGAAAGGGACCTGACTATTCAGGAGTTAAGAGAAATGAAATCTAAATTATCTACAAAGATGGTAGGAGAAACATTAGAAATACATTGCGAAACCCAATTTAATCTTAATCGTGCTTCTGCTTTTAAAAACTCATATTTCGAAAAGGATAATGATGCTACTTCTGGAAGTAAAGGCGACTATATATTTCGAGAACTTGATAAAAATAAAACTGAAGTAGTATCTATAATGTTTGAGATGAAGAATGAAAGTTTAAATGGCACTAATAAAAGAAAAAACGAAGATTTTTTTAAAGAATTAGATAAAGATAGAAGACAAAAATCTTGTGAATATGCAGTACTCGTATCGCTTCTAGAACCAGATAGTGAACTATATAATGCAGGGATAGTAGATGTTTCTCATAGATTCCCAAAAATGTATGTCATAAGACCTCAATTTTTCTTGCCCATTATTTCTCTGCTAAGAAATGCATCTATGGAAACCTTAAAATACAAATCACAAATTGATTTAATGAAACGTGAGAATTTTGACATAACTAATTTTGAAAGTACACTTGAGCAATTCAAAAATGCAGTTGGTAAAAATGTTTCACTTGCCCAGGATAGATTTAATGATGCAATTTCAGAAATTGATAAATCAATAACCCATTTACAAAAGACTAAAGAGGCTTTAGTTCTCTCAAAAAAACATCTTTTATCTGCTGACAGCAAATCTCAAGATTTGACAGTAAAGAAATTAACTAGAAATAATCCAACCATGAAGAAGAAGTTTAATGATTTAAATGATTTTGAAGATGAAGTAGCCTAA
- a CDS encoding DUF2103 domain-containing protein, whose protein sequence is MGRLVLNHSSNIEGLIPILQKLALDINIKTITPAVISRARGRSSKLIIRLSVKTINGYKAIARKGKTAQEVFISTDLSKDELKKILDFYNRK, encoded by the coding sequence TTGGGAAGATTAGTTTTAAATCATAGTTCAAATATAGAAGGTCTAATTCCAATACTCCAAAAGTTAGCGCTGGATATTAATATCAAGACAATAACTCCAGCTGTTATTTCAAGAGCCAGGGGAAGATCTTCTAAATTGATAATTAGATTGTCAGTGAAAACTATAAATGGTTATAAAGCAATCGCAAGAAAGGGTAAAACTGCCCAAGAAGTTTTTATTTCAACAGACTTAAGTAAAGATGAACTAAAAAAAATTTTAGATTTTTATAATAGAAAATAA
- the petN gene encoding cytochrome b6-f complex subunit PetN, producing the protein MIFQIGWAALAAIFTFSIAMVVWGRNGDGSIDI; encoded by the coding sequence ATGATCTTTCAAATAGGTTGGGCAGCATTGGCTGCAATTTTTACTTTTTCAATTGCCATGGTCGTTTGGGGAAGAAATGGTGATGGTTCTATTGATATATGA
- the psb29 gene encoding photosystem II biogenesis protein Psp29, protein MSQHTLTLLRFTYKKLKEKLTVSDSKRLFHEKFPYVIPGLYKRIVDEILVELNLLNHQNEFTQEYLFCIGLTETFKELMKGYQPNKHLDLLFESLCSSTNFEAKEINEISQKSQKEFKNKTSNDILKLLIEKSNSKLYPSRILNLAIYILISSAQDLKEKEESGRNKIISDIFEKLNLSANKAEKDIGIYKSSISKMEQAKELIEELKTKDKKKEQK, encoded by the coding sequence TTGAGTCAACATACGCTAACCTTATTAAGGTTTACATATAAAAAATTGAAAGAAAAATTGACTGTTTCAGATAGCAAAAGGTTATTCCATGAAAAATTCCCTTACGTCATTCCAGGTTTATATAAAAGAATAGTTGATGAAATACTTGTCGAACTTAATCTTCTAAACCATCAAAATGAATTTACGCAAGAGTATCTCTTTTGTATCGGTCTCACCGAAACATTCAAAGAATTAATGAAAGGATATCAACCAAATAAACACTTGGATCTACTTTTTGAATCTTTATGCAGTTCTACAAATTTTGAAGCGAAGGAAATTAATGAAATATCTCAGAAATCTCAAAAGGAATTCAAAAATAAAACATCTAATGATATTTTGAAATTGTTAATAGAAAAAAGCAATTCTAAACTTTATCCCTCAAGGATTTTGAACTTAGCTATATATATATTAATTTCAAGCGCCCAAGATCTCAAAGAGAAAGAAGAGTCAGGGAGAAATAAGATCATTTCTGACATCTTTGAAAAATTAAACTTATCGGCTAATAAAGCAGAGAAAGATATCGGAATTTATAAAAGCAGCATATCAAAAATGGAACAAGCAAAAGAATTAATTGAAGAACTCAAGACTAAAGATAAGAAAAAAGAACAAAAATAA
- the clpP gene encoding ATP-dependent Clp endopeptidase proteolytic subunit ClpP, whose protein sequence is MMIPLVLEESGGSERVFDIYSRLLRERIIFLGEQVTSETANRIVAQLLFLEAEDPEKDIYMYINSPGGSVYDGLGIFDTMQHVKPDIHTVCVGLAASMGAFLLAAGTQGKRSSLRHSRIMIHQPLGGARGQASDIRIQADEILFLKERLNTELSERTGKDYDTIKEDTDRDFYMSPNEAVEYGLIDLVLDKKPIKV, encoded by the coding sequence ATTATGATCCCTTTAGTATTAGAAGAATCTGGCGGAAGCGAAAGAGTCTTTGATATTTATTCGAGACTATTAAGAGAGAGAATAATCTTTTTGGGAGAACAAGTTACTAGTGAAACTGCTAATAGAATTGTTGCTCAATTATTGTTTCTTGAAGCAGAGGATCCAGAAAAGGACATTTATATGTACATAAATTCTCCAGGCGGGTCAGTCTATGATGGATTGGGTATCTTTGACACAATGCAACATGTTAAGCCTGATATACATACGGTTTGTGTAGGATTAGCAGCTAGTATGGGTGCATTTTTGCTTGCGGCAGGTACTCAAGGTAAAAGAAGCAGCCTTAGACATTCAAGAATAATGATTCATCAACCACTTGGAGGTGCTAGAGGTCAGGCCAGTGATATAAGAATTCAAGCGGATGAAATTCTGTTTTTAAAAGAGCGTCTTAATACTGAATTATCAGAGAGAACTGGAAAAGATTATGACACAATCAAAGAAGATACTGATAGAGATTTTTATATGTCACCAAACGAAGCTGTTGAGTACGGTTTAATTGATTTGGTTCTAGATAAGAAACCTATTAAGGTCTAA